The proteins below are encoded in one region of Penicillium psychrofluorescens genome assembly, chromosome: 4:
- a CDS encoding uncharacterized protein (ID:PFLUO_006739-T1.cds;~source:funannotate) — translation MGDVAVESPANVTPLPRPGALDTLSNIESLEGTEADANDEYATLKRLQRHLESLKRELVRAQEEIKRIQSVPLVIGQFMEAIDQNTGIVQSSTGSNYVVRILSTLDREKLKPSSSVALHRHSNALVDILPPEADSSIAMLGESEKPDVTYADVGGLDMQKQEIREAVELPLTHFDLYRQIGIDPPRGVLLYGPPGTGKTMLVKAVANSTTASFIRVNGSEFVQKYLGEGPRMVRDVFRMARENSPAIIFIDEIDAIATKRFDAQTGADREVQRILLELLNQMDGFEQTSNVKVIMATNRADTLDPALLRPGRLDRKIEFPSLRDRRERRLIFTTIASKMSLSPEVDLDSLIVRNEPLSGAVIAAIMQEAGLRAVRKNRYNIIQSDLEDAYQAQVKSGQDDERMDFYR, via the exons ATGGGAGACGTTGCCGTGGAGAGCCCGGCGAACGTCACGCCTCTGCCCAGGCCCGGTGCCCTGGATACCCTCTCGAACATAGAATCGCTCGAGGGCACAGAGGCGGATGCCAATGATGAATATGCCACGCTCAAGAGGCTACAGAGACACTTGGA AAGCTTGAAGAGGGAGCTCGTTCGGGCACAAGAGGAGATCAAGCGGATACAGAGTGTGCCCTTGGTCATCGGACAGTTCATGGAAGCCATCGATCAGAA CACTGGCATTGTCCAGAGTTCGACCGGCTCTAATTACGTCGTCCGCATCCTGTCCACGCTCGAccgcgagaagctgaagcCTTCATCCTCCGtcgccctccaccgccactCGAATGCGCTGGTTGACATCCTTCCCCCGGAGGCCGACTCCTCAATTGCCATGCTgggcgagagcgagaagcCGGATGTGACGTACGCCGATGTTGGTGGGTTGGACATGCAGAAGCAGGAGATTCGGGAGGCTGTCGAGTTGCCTTTGACGCATTTCGACCTCTACAGACAGATTG GTATTGACCCGCCTCGCGGTGTCCTGCTGTACGGACCCCCTGGTACGGGTAAGACTATGCTGGTGAAGGCCGTGGCCAACAGCACGACTGCCAGCTTCATCCGTGTCAACGGCTCGGAGTTTGTGCAAAAATATCTGGGAGAAGGACCCCGGATGGTCCGCGATGTGTTCCGGATGGCGCGTGAGAACTCGCCGGCCATTATCTtcatcgacgagatcgacgCGATCGCGACCAAGCGTTTTGACGCGCAGACCGGTGCGGATCGTGAAGTGCAGCGGatcctgctggagctgctgaacCAGATGGACGGGTTCGAGCAGACCAGCAAcgtcaaggtcatcatggccaccaaCCGAGCCGACACGCTGGACCCGGCGCTGCTGCGTCCCGGTCGTCTGGACCGAAAGATCGAGTTCCCGTCGCTGCGCGATCGCCGCGAGCGCCGCCTGATCTTCACGACCATCGCATCCAAGATGTCGCTGTCCCCCGAGGTGGACCTGGACTCGCTGATTGTGCGCAACGAGCCCTTGTCCGGCGCGGTGATTGCGGCGATCATGCAGGAGGCTGGGCTGCGGGCCGTGCGGAAGAATCGCTACAACATCATCCAGTCCGACCTGGAGGACGCGTATCAGGCGCAGGTGAAGAGCGGACAGGACGACGAGCG GATGGACTTTTACCGGTAG
- a CDS encoding uncharacterized protein (ID:PFLUO_006741-T1.cds;~source:funannotate): protein MLLRLPPSLHYPITVTSLLKKPGDAVERDEALFWYVYETTVSEGDGLGNRIEVERRFPTRFESTVDGEIVQWKIAKGDIIDDPVDIVEIDEPCAHEIQFGGMCAECGKDMTEYNYNTEILGTERATIKMVHDNTALTVSKNEAARVEEDAKRRLLESRRLSLVVDLDQTIIHATVDPTVKEWKEDKDNPNHQALRDVHEFQLIDDGPGMRGCWYYIKLRPGLEEFLEKVAQLFELHIYTMGTRAYAQQIANIIDPTRKLFGDRILSRDESGSLTAKNLQRLFPVDTKMVVIIDDRGDVWRWNPNLIKVSPYDFFVGIGDINSSFLPKKQDIGETNKVPVKVIKEKPPTEHHVNGASAKPEAGNEVSALEQLVSMGGGDNPILLKEQTHAQEETILHQVEDRPLLQKQKELEAEDDGSAESSEDSVDESQEPIKPRHHLLEDHDRELYQLQDRLEQVHISFFEEYDKKRSRALGGRVAELKGEKVASRGKGVDLRLVPDVKEIMPQIKRRVLGGVVLVFSGVLPLGTDTQNADISLWAKSFGAVIAPKISPRTTHLVAGRNRTAKVREATRYPNVKIVTTQWLVDCLAQWSHVGEGPYLLPVHPDDRGEPFSPGSRELAESSWLSSEDEAAGSLWTEEEEGNEDLFRSSGLETSSIGYDADEQAAVHDELKEFLGSDDESESDSETSFLADENAGSGKKRKRDEGASGGENDEETVEDDEDESDIAGSRLSQRIKRSYERSTGLREVATATSSGTDETASERALPSGPEGEEPDASAAGARSGLAVSYPEDEDDELEREMLAAFEDGDYDPKAEEDIAAENG from the exons ATGCTTCTCCGTCTGCCGCCCAGCCTCCACTACCCGATCACCGTGACGTCGCTGCTCAAGAAGCCTGGCGACGCGGTGGAACGGGACGAGGCTTTGTTCTGGTATGTTTACGAGACCACCGTCTCGGAGGGTGATGGGCTGGGGAATAGAATCGAGGTGGAGCGCAGGTTCCCGACTCGGTTCGAGTCCACTGTCGATGGGGAAATTGTGCAGTGGAAGATTGCCAAGGGGGATATCATTGACGACCC GGTTGACATTGTCGAAATCGATGAGCCATGTGCGCACGAGATTCAGTTTGGTGGAATGTGTGCCGAGTGTGGGAAGGACATGACCGA ATACAACTACAACACTGAGATCCTCGGAACCGAGCGCGCCACAATTAAGATGGTTCACGACAACACCGCACTGACAGTCAGTAAAAATGAGGCGGCACGTGTTGAAGAGGATGCGAAACGTCGCCTGCTGGAATCTCGCCGCCTCTCGCTGGTAGTGGATCTTGATCAGACTATTATCCATGCGACGGTGGATCCGACAGTCAAAGAATGgaaggaggacaaggacaacCCGAATCATCAAGCGCTTCGTGACGTGCATGAGTTCCAGTTGATTGACGACGGACCGGGTATGCGCGGGTGCTGGTACTACATCAAGCTGCGCCCCGGCCTGGAGGAGTTTCTGGAGAAAGTTGCCCAGCTGTTCGAGCTGCATATCTACACCATGGGCACCCGGGCCTACGCTCAGCAAATTGCCAACATCATCGACCCCACCCGCAAGCTCTTTGGGGATCGGATCCTCAGCCGTGACGAGAGCGGAAGCTTGACGGCCAAGAACCTGCAGCGACTGTTCCCCGTCGACACGAAGATGGTTGTCATTATTGATGACCGCGGCGATGTATGGCGGTGGAACCCCAATCTCATCAAGGTCTCACCCTACGATTTCTTCGTGGGTATCGGTGATATCAACTCCAGCTTCCTACCGAAAAAGCAAGACATTGGCGAGACGAACAAAGTTCCCGTGAAAGTCATCAAGGAGAAACCGCCGACCGAGCATCATGTCAACGGTGCATCCGCGAAGCCAGAAGCCGGAAACGAAGTTTCGGCGTTGGAGCAGTTGGTGAGCATGGGAGGAGGGGACAATCCAATTTTGCTAAAGGAGCAGACGCATGCACAGGAGGAGACGATATTGCACCAGGTGGAGGACCGACCATTACTTCAAAAGCAGAAAGAgttggaggcggaggacgATGGATCCGCAGAGAGCAGCGAGGACAGTGTCGATGAGTCGCAGGAACCTATCAAGCCCCGCCACCACCTGCTGGAAGACCACGACCGCGAGCTTTATCAGCTGCAGGACCGTCTGGAGCAAGTTCATATCAGTTTCTTTGAGGAGTACGACAAGAAGCGCAGTCGTGCACTTGGGGGCCGAGTGGCGGAATtgaagggcgagaaggtcgcGTCCAGGGGAAAAGGCGTTGACCTAAGGCTTGTCCCTGAcgtcaaggagatcatgCCGCAGATCAAACGACGAGTTCTCGGGGGTGTGGTTCTGGTGTTTTCGGGCGTCCTCCCTCTCGGCACGGACACCCAGAACGCCGACATCTCGCTCTGGGCGAAGAGCTTTGGCGCCGTCATCGCACCCAAAATCAGCCCGCGCACCACCCATCTAGTGGCTGGCCGCAACCGCACCGCCAAGGTCCGCGAAGCCACGCGATATCCGAATGTCAAGATCGTTACCACCCAGTGGCTGGTCGACTGCCTGGCACAATGGAGCCACGTCGGAGAGGGTCCCTACCTGCTCCCCGTCCACCCGGATGACCGCGGCGAACCTTTCTCCCCCGGCTCACGCGAGCTTGCCGAGAGCTCGTGGCTATCCTCCGAAGACGAAGCAGCAGGATCCCTCTggacagaagaggaagaaggcaaCGAGGATCTATTCCGCTCCTCGGGTCTCGAGACATCGTCTATCGGCTACGACGCCGACGAGCAAGCCGCGGTGCACGACGAGCTAAAGGAGTTCCtcggcagcgacgacgagaGCGAAAGCGACAGCGAGACATCCTTCCTGGCCGATGAAAACGCCGGGAGTGGCAAGAAACGCAAACGCGACGAGGGCGCCTCCGGCGGTGAAAATGACGAGGAGAccgtggaagatgatgaggacgagtCCGATATCGCGGGCTCGCGGCTGTCGCAGCGAATCAAACGTTCCTACGAACGCAGCACGGGTCTTCGAGAAGTGGCTACGGCGACTAGTTCGGGTACTGACGAGACGGCATCGGAGCGTGCACTTCCTTCTGGTCCGGAGGGAGAGGAGCCCGATGCTTCGGCGGCGGGAGCGCGCAGCGGTCTGGCGGTGAGCTATCccgaagatgaggatgatgaacTGGAGCGCGAGATGCTTGCTGCGTTTGAGGATGGGGATTACGATcccaaggcggaggaggacatTGCCGCGGAGAATGGTTAG
- a CDS encoding uncharacterized protein (ID:PFLUO_006740-T1.cds;~source:funannotate) yields the protein MKSIALLTASALLGSAAAEVHKLKINKVPLEEQLKTHNFDDQVRALGQKYMGYRPQSHDNTFQDTSLKGSAGHDVLVDNFMNAQYFSEISLGTPPQSFKVVLDTGSSNLWVPSSECNSIACYLHSKYDSSSSSTYKKNGSEFEIQYGSGSLSGFVSQDTLQIGDLKVKKQDFAEATNEPGLAFAFGRFDGILGLGYDTISVNKMVPPFYNMLSQDLLDEPVFAFYLGDTNKEGDSSEATFGGLDKSHYTGELTKIPLRRKAYWEVEFNAITFGDNTADLDNTGIILDTGTSLIALPSTLAELLNKEIGAKKSFTGQYTVECEKRDSLPDLTFNLSGHNFTIGPYDYIMEVQGSCISSFMGMDFPEPVGPLAILGDSFLRQWYSVYDVGNNAVGLAKAK from the exons ATGAAGTCCATCGCCCTGCTgacggcctcggccttgctgggcagtgctgccgccgaggtgCATAAGCTGAAGATCAACAAGGTCCCtctcgaggagcagctg AAAACACACAACTTTGATGACCAGGTCCGCGCTCTGGGCCAGAAGTACATGGGCTACCGCCCCCAGTCTCACGACAACACCTTCCAGGATACCTCCCTGAAGGGTTCCGCTGGCCACGATGTGCTGGTGGACAACTTTATGAACGCCCAGT ACTTCTCCGAGATCTCTCTCGGGACTCCCCCCCAGAGCTTCAAGGTCGTTCTCGATACGGGCAGCTCGAACCTGTGGGTTCCGTCGTCCGAGTGCAACTCCATCGCCTGCTACCTCCACTCCAAGTATGattcgtcctcgtcgagcacctacaagaagaacggtTCCGAGTTTGAGATCCAATACGGATCCGGTAGCCTGAGCGGCTTTGTCTCTCAGGATACCCTGCAGATCGGTGATCTGAAGGTCAAGAAGCAGGACTTTGCCGAGGCTACCAACGAGCCCGGACTGGCCTTTGCTTTCGGTCGGTTCGACGGCATTCTGGGTCTGGGCTACGACACCATCTCCGTCAACAAGATGGTGCCTCCCTTCTACAACATGCTTAGCCAGGATCTTCTGGATGAGCCCGTATTTGCTTTCTACCTGGGTGACACCAACAAGGAGGGCGACAGCTCCGAGGCCACCTTCGGTGGTCTGGACAAGAGCCACTACACGGGCGAGTTGACCAAGATTCCCCTGCGCCGCAAGGCCTACTGGGAGGTGGAATTCAATGCCATCACCTTCGGCGACAACACTGCTGACCTGGACAACACCGGTATCATCCTGGACACCGGCACTTCGCTTATTGCTCTGCCTTCGACTCTGGCCGAGCTTCT GAACAAGGAGATTGGCGCCAAGAAGTCCTTCACTGGCCAGTACACCGTCGAGTGCGAGAAGCGTGACTCGCTGCCCGATCTCACCTTCAACCTCAGTGGCCACAACTTCACCATCGGCCCGTACGACTACATCATGGAGGTCCAGGGCTCCTGTATCAGCAGCTTCATGGGCATGGACTTCCCCGAGCCCGTCGGCCCTCTGGCGATTCTGGGTGACTCCTTCCTGCGCCAGTGGTACAGCGTCTACGACGTGGGCAACAACGCCGTGGgtctggccaaggccaagtAA
- a CDS encoding uncharacterized protein (ID:PFLUO_006742-T1.cds;~source:funannotate): MAVIRRESRRHYRWPEIQFHLLIIVVLSGSATCLGIFAWFMSVQAQMDLGTPWLFPYMVVTGGLGVFFVLLVILLISRGFLLPGIVIIGSFILFVLWLTGLIETSLLLYGVTGNVNDNCQIYVVDNVSRGNTIDTLAWLTQSTICNCWKTAFAFELVNTVFYFWMMVMSWQVHRDFRVD; this comes from the exons atggcggtAATCCGCCGCGAATCGCGCCGACACTACCGCTGGCCAGAGATCCAGTTCCACCTCTTGATCATTGTGGTGCTCTCCGGCTCTGCGACGTGCCTGGGGATCTTTGCATGGTTCATGTCTGTACAAGCGCAGATGGACCTCGGAACACCGTG GCTCTTCCCCTACATGGTAGTCACCGGCGGACTaggcgtcttcttcgtcctcctcgtcatcctcctTATCTCCCGCGGTTTCCTCTTACCGGGgatcgtcatcatcggcagcttcatcctcttcgtcctgTGGCTGACGGGTCTTATTGAGACTTCGTTGCTCCTGTACGGTGTTACGGGCAATGTGAATGATAATTGCCAGATCTATGTCGTGGATAATGTGTCGAGGGGGAATACTATCGATACGCTGGCTTGGTTGACGCAGAGCACGATAT GCAATTGCTGGAAAACGGCGTTTGCATTCGAGCTCGTCAATACCGTCTTCTATTTCTGGATGATGGTCATGTCGTGGCAGGTGCATCGCGATTTTAGGGTTGATTGA